From the Populus nigra chromosome 13, ddPopNigr1.1, whole genome shotgun sequence genome, the window ttgttttgatcaaatcttagccgtctgaaatgcgatatggacgatttcagacttgtttccagctaatttgatcattCCGGATGTAATAGTATGGTCTAatcgttgagatttgagaccaaaaatggtggtggtgaattaacaaaaaagaTTGCCCGATTATGAAGCTTCTAAAGGTTATCATGGTGCTcaatggagatgaagaagaagttacACACATTTGCCCAATTGTTTATGTtgaactgctaagtggggaaaattttaattgccttgagaaaaggcaaaattgggacactctagACACCCAATCATGTGGACAATTAGAGGTGTAGAGTGGAAATTGACGAGGACCAATCTTGACAAATCTAAGCACTGGTAGTCTCACTAgttgttgagaaatcatgtataaaataaaaaatttcagatcacttgtaaaggaaagccgcaacaaagctagcaaatgatTATATATACAGAAAGACaatacgatggatagatatggtcTAAAAAGTTCTAGCTAAAAGATTGAGTTTTAAGCAAAACcggtgtgacccctccaatctttccttgGAACTTGTTTAGTGAAAGGATTATCCATGTAgtactatttttgtatatataatagtttgtaatgaaacggttgaagactagcaggatGACGGCACAAAGAAACCATTGGGTTCCTCATGTTTaaggatctgatgaagtggtgatttctccaaagaagttagattcggtgactgtgatttctcgaggggagaattgataaagaccctgataatggtaGAGAAATACAGCAAAGAGATAAAGATTTACACCTTATTTTGACCTAGACAGGTGTTGTGACaagatgagctgctgtcaaacataagcaagaaatttggagaacagaaattgcacaagagcacacggagattgtgcaggagtacctGTAGGATCCAACGAagtactgtaatgagacaacaaGTGCCTGTAATAAAAGGCAATCGCCTATgttgaaaggcgaagacaccaaagagagttggtgtaggtggagctatCAAGTAAAAAGGCATAGAAGctcaaaacatagaaatcgaggtggaggattgcgaagAGTATAccgcaactttctctttctatgtaatCAGTGGCAGTAATCTCTTTCATAgtccacatggtggtagagaattttgaagccactttgaagcatcccAACTGAAGGAGAATGCGACCGCCTCATGATAACGAGCCTAGACACCTCAGAGAGAAGGTGTGAAGGCTATGATATGAGCCCAAGTTCAGACCACCCTATAACAACAGGCGAAGACACCTTAAAGAATGTGTAAGGGCCATGATATGAGCCCCAGTTCAGACCGTCTTATAACAAGCAAAGACACCTTaaagagaaggtgtgagggccacaATATGTGCCCAATTCAGAACaccccagagccaatgtgatggctagatataaGTGGATAGATGCATGTATggatagccaatgaagtggctatgatgagtatggagacaaatgcaagattgactttcatggatattgcccctatgctaaagatcaatgagctagaagacatttgccttgaaCAATAAGTGAGTGACTtatggagcattaagacgcgacTCCTAGGAATAAGCAGAGGGCATGCACAGGTTCCTAGaacaagttgactcttgtcaaggtggtgagctcgataaggcattgtaatactcagagtatcaagacatatatggatcaacctttaatgggttatccccatggttaaaggtggaaagctacctggactcttaggTGGaaactcacggagaagtaaggcgtggttcttAGAATGGAACAGAAGGCAGGCGCAACTCCTGAATGAGTAGACTCTTGAAAGAGTagtgagctcgtgatcatattaagatactcagataatgattGTCAcacttggaaatagaaatttccgtttgagggggtgttgtaagccttggtgtaaggcttcATGATTCATTCTAGACCGAGCATGATTGATACGCTCAAAGGGGAATGTTGTGTCctagagacaagcgttaacactcttcagttGTGATATGGaagaccatctggttgtagtgatcctttgATGTGAGCAAAAGTGTGCTTTGATGACTGAAAAATATGGCAAGTACCTGTAAACTTGGTCGAAGATGCTCTTGGATTGGTAAGCTTGGAAGTGCTACAGAATGCAagcctgtgctgaagaagcaagaggacaattgCCCCACGAAAATGACAAAGAGGGTGATTGTTGGGATATTGACACTTATGTGGCAGCATCTGCAGCCCTACTCTAGAAAGAGGTTGCCATTGTCAAAAGCCTACAATGATTGTTAcaccaaccattgacaaaatagtGCAACCCATTTGCAGCCACCATTAttgaagaagagctggagttggcagccaccattgttgaagaagagctggaACTGATGGCATcattcttgcctataaatagacacTAAGAGAGAGCAACAAAGTTTAaacagaaaagagaaagaaaaagaaaagaggagagaaaGTGAGGGGATGCCAAGGACAACAACCCTATTGTCAAGTGCAGCAATATGTGAGAGCAATAGGAgtagagtttgagtgaagtaatcctccttttctctctttctttctctcctctgcTCAAACTTTATTGCTCTATCTTGGTGCCTATTTATATGCAAGAATGGTGCCACCAGCTCcaactcttcttcaacaatgatggctgccaactccagctcttcttcaaTAATGGTGGTTGTAAATGGGTTGCACCAttttgtcaatggttggtgcaacTACCATTGTAGGCTTTTAACAATGACAACCCCCTCCTAAAATAAGGCTGCACATGCTGCCATATAAATGACAATATCCCAACAAGAAACACCAAATACAATCCAAGGGCATGAAGGAGCCCTAACAGAGTTGTAACCATAAACAAAGTTGGCAGCACAGGTGAACTGAGTTTCCAAGTTTCGGATAATGACATGCAGAGCTTGGGGAGAGGAGTCAATTGAATCCACATTGACTGTGGAAGGATTCCACAGCACAACAATCCTTGCAACACTAGTAGCTTCAACATTAGAGAACATTCTCCATTGCTTCAATCTCAGCTTGTACATTAACTGAAGCTTAGAAGAGACCAGTTTAGTCTCTGAAAGaccaaaaacatcaattttgtttttcttcatgagGGATACAACCTCATGTTACTTCAGAGGACTGTTAAGTCCCCTGACATTCCAGATGAGAAGAATCATAATATAGTTGGAGAGGTAGGAGATTCCCTACCACTTCCAGCTGCTTTAGATACAAGTCCCTTCTGGGCGCATCCTAGTAGTTACGGCATCAGCAGTTCCAGCTATACCACGGTTTTTCCTTCCCAGAGGTGTCTTAAGATTGTCCTTCAAAGAATTAGAAACGGCAGCACCCTGTTCTCTGCATATATCCTCAGCGGGAAGATCCTTGCCAGAGGACTCTCTGCTCTTCCTTCCCCTGACAGTTTCCCATTCTTCAGAAATGACATCTAGCTCAGTTTGCATTGGGTCAAAATGCTGCTCAGCAATGACAGCTTTCCTTTCATCTTTCTGCACACTGGTGCCCACTACAGGTTCCAGGCTTGCAGAATTTGCTTGCTTAGAACAACTCTTGTTATGAGCTGTTCGACTGTCCATCTTCCCTGACTCATTTGATGCAGCAGTTTTTGAACAAGCACCTGTTGCATGGCCAAGAGCTTAGCATAGCTTACAAAATCTAGGCAGTGTCTCATAAACTATAGATTGTTTAAGTGTGGTTCCATTCGGCAGGAGAATATCAACAGCATGTGTAAGTTCATCAAGCAAATCAAGCTCCACTAACACTCTGGCATATGAGATTCAAGACATAGAAGCAGTTATACGATCAGTTTGAATAGGTTTCCCTATCAGACTGGCAATCTTGGAAAGACATCGGGTAGACCAACATTTTAACGGCAAATTTGGAAATTTCACCCAGACGGGGGCTTTTGTCATTTCTTCATGACTGGAATCAAAATACTCCGGCatagatttcaaaattaaaggcCTGCGATACACAATATAAGGACCGCCGGCCAGAACTGCCAATTTATCATCCACATTGTTAAATTTGTAGACAAGCCAGCCAGATTCATGGATGGACAAAGAGGCTTCGCAATGCCATGTATTAGCAATAATACTATTCAACGCTTTGAAACCAGGAAATTCGCCAGCAACATAACCCACAATGCAAGACTTCCATACATCACAATAACTGCCTAGGTGACTTTACAATACCAGGAGATGTACCTTCAGAGCCAGCATTGTTGATTCCTCTAGCCGGAGATGAAGTGGGAGAATGAGCATTGCATGGACCGCTCCTGATGCCATCTTCCGGTTCAGTATAGACTAGTTCATCTTCTTCACGCGATTCTGAGCCAGAACCACATGCGACTACATCGTCATCTTGGATGAGAAACTTATGAGGACTAGATCCACCCGCAATAGAGTTAGAAAACTGATTCTTCTCAGCAAAAGCATGGGGAGCTTCCACCGCAAAGATGGAGTTCGCATTTTGAGTCAGATCTGAAAACTGATATCCCTGCCCACGAGAGAAGGAAGATGTagatttcttcttgttttttgccATGAGAAAGAAAAGCAACAAGGGAGAAGAAAAGGTTGCGAAGGAGAAAGCAAAGAACAGAAAGAGggaattcaaaatttcaaatcagAGAAGGCGCCATAAACGCGAGGGAACCGCTTCTTGTAAGTTGTGGCATTGTTGTTTCCgcaatctttgaaacttttaaaGTTTTGGCATTGGTTCTGCAAATTTAACTTCTTGCGGCACCATCGATGCCACAATTGCTGTAGCGGCAATGATATTGTCGGGATATGCGATAACTTTTCTGTTTCCTTTTCTCTTGTTAATGGCACGAGTCGAATCAAACTATATAATATAACTATATTATTCAGctgatcatttatttttatatatatattttggggaTGGTTTAAGAgtagtgattatttttcaaaaagcttatcatttaatgatatattaaaataatatttttttctggcCAATACATATATAGAATTTAGAGAAATTAATAGAAGCACACATAACTAAACCTAATTAGAGCATAGACCCAGCAAACACATTTTGATTTCTGTTTCCTTTTCTCTTGTTAATGGCATGTAGCTTTTTATgaagagaaaaattaagaacACAATTTAAGTATAATGCATGTATGCAATTTAATCATAGATAAGCGATTTGATTATGAAGCTAAGCAAGGGAATTTTCCACGCTAGCTTCAAAATATACTAAGAGCTTCTTATCAAAAACCTTATATATTTCCATTGCAGCCTAGAGACTAATGAATGAGGTGGTTGGAACTATAGATATCAGACTCGACATAGAAGTTGATCCGGTTAAGAAGCTGGATTCGGGTTAACAATTCATatgaatataaactatatataaataataaaattttaaaaattattcaaaaagttTTGTATCTCacgttaaaaaaatactatgttagcATGATATCCTTTCAAGTTTATAAAGTATTTgaaccaaaaaagtttttttattttaaattgaaaaaatataacttttttgttgtgaatataaagtatatatactaaaaagcttcaaatcccacaataaaaaaataatatttttcttgtgaatatagagtACATACACTAAAgagcttcaaatctcacattgaaaaaaataaaatattcttctaatatttacatagtaaaatttgaaaagttacaacaatcaactaaaaatatatatatatatatataaaaaaaaagatatttggttaggagaaaaaacatatttgaaaaaaaaactgggtTTCATATGGGTTTTGCCAGGTCGACCGAGTCACGGGTCAACCAGGCTTTTGCTTACCCTGATTTTTTATCTTACCCGaaccggtccagccaccgggtcGACCTGccggaccggtccgggtttaataactatgtttgGAAGTAAGGTAACGGATgttgtttaaaatattgtttgcgtgaaaatacattaaaataatttttttatatcagcacattaaaataatatgaaaacataaattaaaaaaaataataactaaattttttaaatttttttagaaaatacagTAGAACTCCCAAACACTGCTTAAACTTGATCAAACATGGACGAACAAGGTAATTAACTCTCCCATCACCCTCACACAGTTTTTGCACAGACTATTCCTCATCAAGTCTCGAGACCAGTCCAGCTtttctatttcctttttcttttttctcgaaCAAAAACTTTTGGATTTCGTAGTGGAAGCTGCTACTGATGATGCAATGAAGGGTGATGAAATGTAGAGTCATGCATGGGAGAGGAGCAGTGATCAAGCCAGACAATGAGTGATTGATCGATCCCCACCATTGAACATTACATCATAGACGATGATGTAAATTCCCACTTTCTTCTATGTCCATGACTACGAACTGTTagctttgaaaagaaaaaagtcaaaCTGTTAACACTTAACACCACATCGATCATGACATCCAGCGAGCCTGATATTTTTCTCGGAGCATCTCATCAAACACCAAAATACCCAATCCAGTTCAAGTCCCCGAGATATTCCAAGATATTCTCCTGGCAAGTTCAAGATATGGCAAGTCAAATCGGTAATCTATTGATCTGTAACCTGATTTAAAATGGGCTAGTGAaaaactgtttttgtttttactagaacatatagttttaaatgtttctctgaataaaaaaaagcttgagtTGGTTCCTATTATTGGATCTTAGACTAGTTTAACTCTTGAATCGAGTTTCATAACTATACAATCTTTTTAATAGCGTATAAACAAAGATAAAGTAAAGGCCACAAACTAAAATGATTGATTGGAACATTGAATAtagttttcttaataaaaattcatatataagcGATTTGATGTCAAACTATGATGGTGGGGGGGTTAAGTATAGGAATTTCCCACAAGTATATAAGAGCTTGTTAGCAAAAGccttatatattttcattgcaGCCTACAGACAAAACTTCATCGAACATGGACCAACAAGCCAACTCTCCAATCAGCCCAAAGAGTGGCTTCAACTCCTCAGCAAAGACTTTCCATAGCCTAAGACCTCCTATCCATCTCCCACCCGAGGAAACTCCTTTCTCAGCAGCTGAATATGCTCTCTCACTCCATGCCAACCACTCTCCCTGGCCTGATTCATTGTTAATCAGATCAATACTAATTAATCcgtgtttaattaaaacatttcaaaacaaaactaacTTAAATCGGACTTGTtgagggcttttttttttaggtagcGTGTGGtgctttttttatcttgttctcATGACCTGAATTGTAAGTCTAGTAGATTTATTCGGGTTaactctcattatttttttgtccttatttcttgaattaaatagttttttgtttttgaatattttattgattgtgaattaaattttataatgtggtttgatttgttttctaaggGTTTATCACGGTCTCATAACCTAGATCGTGAATTTTATAGGTTAACCAAGAATGACCTAGGTCGATCCATTACATTAccgtctaaatattttttaaaaatatgtcatATGATACATCAAcatttgaatatttaaaaaatatttccttgAATATGCATCAAAATTTGTGTTTATgattacatgttttttcttctataaaacACGATATTAatacattgatattttttttacgtttaacttttttttacttgacCCGTAGCGTAGTGAATGCCGAGGATCTAGTTACTCTCTCtactaaaaaaaatggaaaacattATACTGCTTCACTATTCATACGAACAATAAAACATCTCAATTCtgtttccctttttctttttcatttcttttaaaaaattctacaattcaaattttaattttcttttttataaataattctaCCTTCCAAAttatcttcttttaatttcacccttcaatattttatcagTTTTGAATTGGtcgttataatttttttttagtttctttatatgagattatcgtagtctcaaataaatatcatgGTATTTGGTTGGTACTCAATTTTTACaagcatatattttttctatcatatcattaaataaaaaaatagtttacaaaaaaacaaaaaatttaaacccaGTGAAGTCCATGATCTGGGTCTCGAGTTTTGCAAGTTAAGTAGCCAAGCTCGGGTCGAACCAATATATcatcatttcaatattaaagaaaagatgTCATCTTAATTAAAGCCAAATCACGCTCTTAATGGTCGCTTATGTTGCTTTTGGACCCGCTAAATCAATTGAGTCATATAAAGTCAACTTTTATGtaggttaattttaaactcggaCTAGATAAGGAGTTGAGTTGGGAGGTTTCAAGGTTAATCCATCGGGTctggtttaataacaatgtccaatagtttcttcttctttttctttttaattccatcttccaatttttttttctttcgattGAAACCTtttgagcttttttttattaatcttatcCTTCagtatttggttgattttgaattgatctttataatatatttcatttgcTCTCTTTAAGGTGATCACAGTCTGACAAATGTTCCAATATTTGGCTAGAGCTCAATTATATgaacattaattttttgttatcatatcattaagtaaaaatcatttttaaaaagttttgttaaatttagtggAATTAATGATCCGGGTTGAGGGTTTGGCATGTTAAGCTGTAAATCCCAGGTTGATCTAATATATTaccatcttaatattaaaaaaaaaagatatcatcttgattatttgtaaaaaccaaaccatattttttattgattatttaggATATCATTGGACCCATCATTAATTTAGTGGAATTAATGATCCGGGTTGAGGGTTTGGCATGTTAAGCTGTAAATCCCAGGTTGATCTAATATATTaccatcttaatattaaaaaaaaaagatatcatcttgattatttttaaaaaccaaaccatattttttattgattatttaggATATCATTGGACCCATCAAGTCAGCTAGTTCATAACAATGCAACTCTCATtgggttaattttaaattaggaCTAGGTAATGAATTAGGTTGGAAAAATTCAATAATGACTTGctggatttaataataatataaaatagttatatatatatatatatatatatatatatatatattcatccaTCAAAGAAGTttgaaactaataaaatattatatatcaactataaaacttttaataataataattgattatataaaaaaaatatcatttcttgGTAGTAGTAACCGgtataataatttcttaaaaatgtcttctttttatttagtattattgaatttgggttaaattttttatactattatttattcatatcctgtcatttaatttaaaagtccCCAAACCTTCTAAAATTCCTCTTTAGTACCCAAAATATTTCACTATTTGGTTCTCTCTTCCTAAACAATTCTATCGCTTGCAACAGGACCCCTTTGGCAACTCCATGCTCCCTGGTGACCTTGCTGCACTATTTTTGATGGCCGCTGATCTCATATCACTAATGTAGATACACTTAGAAAGCTAATAAATTGTATGTTTTCTTATTCAATTCCCTTCatcatattttcttcaatataaATCTGTTTCCAGTTTTGTgtcttaaaaattattgttattcttGTTGTTGCATGGTCCCTCTTTGCCATTCATGCAAACTACTTTTATGTTCATAGATACATCGATATGGAGAGATCCGATGATACAAACCAAGTCAGGTtcgaatttgattttaaaatacttgCTGGCCAGTTTTACGAGATTATACATATATCTCAAACTGTACATTGAATCGAGCTGAAGTTTTATATGGAAATACTATAAACATGGAActgtattttgataaattttcaggtcAAATGAAGTTCGGAAACATATTATTTCAGAGGTTTGAAGTTAGTAGACGAATCTTGTCAAATATACTAAACTAGATCTTCATATGCTATTTGAGACATATCTAAAGCCACAAGTGGAGTTTTGTTGCTATTAAAATTGAGATGAAAACTAGATATCTCAATAATTCCAACCGTATAATGTAGGCTTATTAATTTATGCAGACGAGAGAAAACAACTTGTTTGAAGTCAGGATTGAAATCTgccaaaaatatatgaaaattaaagattCGGGCTACATGAAGAAATTTTAGCatgaagaatttgtttttttaactgcaAATTCTGGTAGCAAGTTAAAGAATAAATGtgagttttttctttacttgtttgTGGCAAAACATTTCTTTGAAGGGACAAAGATCATATACTgaattatcaaagattaactgacTTTGTAGTGTTATTCACATACTTATAATTCTTAGATACAAGATTATctctgaatttaattttttttctaatatcttATAGAATTATCTCTATATCATGATGCTATTAAACCTGATTGTCAATTTTCCAAGTTATTATTTACTTTGGTGAGAGTTACTTACAACATAATCAAGAGATTTACAtcactctgttttttttcttctataagtTGTGGCATTGTTGTTTCCGcaatctttgaaattttaaaagttttggcATTGTTggacaaaaatatatatgttattttatatatgttaactTCTTGCGGCAACATCAATGCCACAATTGTTGTAGCGGCAATGATATTGTCGTGATAAGTgatagcttttctttttttgtcctgTTGCACTTGGTCGTAACAAATtcaaatatatgttattttataaaataaatttatgcacTGTGATACTTTTTTTCCTTGGCCAATACATAGAATTTAGCGAAATTAATAGAAGCACACATAACTAAACCAAATTACAGCGTAGACCTAGCAAGCAAATTTAGTTTCTCTTGTTAATGGCATGTAGCTTTTTATGAAGAAAGAATTAATAACACAATTTAAGTATAATGCATGTGCAATTTAATCATAGATAAACGATTTGATGTCAAACTATGATAGTGAAGCTAAGCAAGGGAATTCTCCACGCTTgcttcaaaatatataattaagagCTTCTTAgcaaaaatcttatatattttcattgcaGCCTAGAGACTAAACTTGATCAAACATGGACGAACAAGCCAATTAACTCTCCCATCACACCCACGCAGTTTTTGCACAGACTATTCTTCATCAAGTCTTGAGAGCAGTCCAGCTtttctatttcctttttcttttttctctaacAAAAACTTTTGGATTTCGTATTGGAAGCTGCTACTGATGATGCAGTGAATGGTGGAGAAGAAAAACCGGTGATGAAATGTAGAGTCATGCATGGGATAGGAGCAATGATCAAGCCAGACAATGAG encodes:
- the LOC133670415 gene encoding uncharacterized protein LOC133670415; this encodes MAKNKKKSTSSFSRGQGYQFSDLTQNANSIFAVEAPHAFAEKNQFSNSIAGGSSPHKFLIQDDDVVACGSGSESREEDELVYTEPEDGIRSGPCNAHSPTSSPARGINNAGSEGACSKTAASNESGKMDSRTAHNKSCSKQANSASLEPVVGTSVQKDERKAVIAEQHFDPMQTELDVISEEWETVRGRKSRESSGKDLPAEDICREQGAAVSNSLKDNLKTPLGRKNRGIAGTADAVTTRMRPEGTCI